In Candidatus Vicinibacter proximus, the following are encoded in one genomic region:
- a CDS encoding class A beta-lactamase-related serine hydrolase encodes MIKIFVTLFMILLVYTISFAQQKNTSKLTKQIETFLTEFEKAGFSGTVLVEIDGNKLISKGYGFRNLELKEKNTPNTIFDIGSLTKQFTASAILKLEMQGKLSTSDSITKYFENIPVDKSTITIHDLLRHQSGLVGEIGEDYAPISDQDFMDTLMKSPLQFKVGTDFLYSNIGYSLLALIIEKVSGLTYEQYLYENLWKPSGMEKTGYSRPNFDTDLIAVGYGKNNIIWGKPTEKKWNIKAPFLHLFGNGGILSNSEDMFKWHISLMTENILSNEAKEKLYHPSIRANENSNSIYAYGWDVYKTNRNTYRVWHNGTNNIFYADCMRFIDEKTTLILMSNKTFQGTDQLNFEIAKIIFEKNYTPTIPKPDNKTNQIFSQEIVEIILNKGLEAAKLKYQNRPSKKDVLEYLLNRKGYEQLSQNKYDEAINIFTMNCIANPNSFNAFDSLAEAFMNRGDKISAIKNYEKSLQLDPTNEIAKEMIKKLKQF; translated from the coding sequence ATGATAAAAATATTCGTTACGTTATTCATGATTTTGCTTGTTTATACTATATCGTTTGCACAACAAAAAAATACATCTAAATTAACAAAGCAAATTGAGACGTTCCTAACTGAATTTGAAAAAGCTGGTTTTTCCGGAACAGTACTTGTAGAAATTGATGGAAACAAACTCATTTCAAAAGGTTATGGATTTAGAAATTTGGAACTCAAAGAAAAAAATACCCCAAATACAATTTTTGACATTGGATCTCTGACGAAACAATTTACGGCATCGGCTATTCTAAAATTAGAAATGCAAGGCAAATTATCCACTTCTGATAGCATTACCAAATACTTTGAAAATATCCCAGTCGATAAATCAACTATCACAATTCACGATTTATTAAGACATCAATCTGGGTTAGTTGGCGAAATAGGCGAAGACTATGCACCAATTAGTGACCAAGATTTTATGGATACGTTAATGAAATCACCTTTACAATTTAAAGTCGGTACAGATTTTTTGTATTCTAATATAGGATATAGTTTGCTTGCTCTTATTATTGAAAAAGTTTCAGGACTAACTTATGAACAATACCTTTACGAGAACTTATGGAAACCATCAGGAATGGAGAAAACGGGTTATAGCAGACCTAACTTTGACACCGATTTAATTGCAGTTGGTTATGGCAAAAATAATATAATATGGGGGAAACCAACAGAAAAAAAGTGGAATATAAAAGCACCTTTCTTACATTTATTTGGAAATGGTGGAATACTTTCCAATTCAGAAGATATGTTTAAATGGCATATATCTCTGATGACAGAAAATATTCTATCCAATGAAGCAAAGGAAAAGTTATATCATCCTTCCATCAGAGCAAACGAAAACAGTAATTCTATTTATGCCTATGGATGGGATGTTTATAAGACAAATAGAAATACTTATCGTGTTTGGCATAATGGCACAAATAATATTTTTTATGCAGACTGTATGCGATTTATTGATGAAAAGACAACTTTGATTTTGATGTCAAATAAAACATTCCAAGGTACAGACCAACTTAACTTTGAAATAGCAAAAATAATTTTTGAGAAAAATTACACACCAACTATTCCAAAACCTGACAATAAAACCAATCAAATTTTTTCACAAGAAATAGTTGAAATAATTTTGAATAAAGGACTAGAAGCTGCTAAGTTAAAATATCAAAACAGACCCTCAAAAAAAGATGTTTTAGAATATCTGTTAAATAGAAAAGGCTACGAACAATTATCGCAAAACAAATATGATGAAGCTATTAACATTTTTACAATGAATTGTATTGCTAATCCCAATTCATTTAATGCATTTGATAGTTTAGCAGAGGCATTTATGAATAGAGGCGACAAAATATCAGCGATAAAGAATTATGAAAAAAGTTTACAATTAGATCCTACAAATGAAATTGCAAAAGAAATGATTAAAAAATTGAAACAATTTTAA
- a CDS encoding T9SS type A sorting domain-containing protein, whose protein sequence is MCNHLIIDLGSNQHKILVTIMHINGKLIYSASASATKKVEVNTEDFNKGAYVVQIQAANFIGTKKLVVEK, encoded by the coding sequence ATGTGCAACCATCTCATCATCGATTTAGGTAGCAACCAACACAAAATTCTAGTAACTATCATGCATATTAATGGAAAATTAATTTACTCAGCAAGCGCAAGTGCAACAAAAAAGGTAGAAGTAAACACGGAAGATTTTAACAAGGGAGCTTATGTTGTGCAAATTCAGGCAGCTAATTTTATTGGAACTAAAAAACTTGTAGTGGAGAAATAA
- a CDS encoding GyrI-like domain-containing protein, with amino-acid sequence MNPRIETLKEKKIVGLRLVMSLAHNRTAELWQSFMPRRREISNGLTKDLISMQVYKPKHFADFNPTSEFEKWATVEVSDFNKVPIGMETYVLPGGLYAVFDYKGMNTDNSIFQHIFGNWLPGSDYELDDRPHFEVLGDKYKNNDPNSEEEIWIPIKSK; translated from the coding sequence ATGAATCCAAGAATTGAAACATTAAAAGAAAAAAAAATAGTTGGCCTGCGACTGGTCATGAGTTTGGCACATAACCGAACCGCCGAACTTTGGCAATCGTTTATGCCCAGGCGCAGAGAAATCAGCAATGGTCTTACAAAGGATTTGATCTCCATGCAAGTGTATAAACCCAAGCACTTTGCAGATTTTAATCCTACTTCCGAGTTTGAAAAATGGGCCACTGTTGAGGTTTCTGACTTTAACAAAGTGCCAATAGGAATGGAAACCTATGTTTTGCCTGGTGGACTTTATGCCGTGTTTGACTACAAAGGCATGAATACGGATAATTCCATATTCCAGCACATTTTTGGCAACTGGTTGCCGGGCTCAGACTATGAATTAGATGACAGACCTCATTTTGAAGTTTTGGGCGACAAATACAAAAACAACGACCCAAATTCGGAAGAAGAAATTTGGATACCGATAAAATCAAAATAA
- the nhaA gene encoding Na+/H+ antiporter NhaA, translated as MKLTKLFTEFFESEKAGGILLIACTALSLLLANYFLKDIYIQFWHIQFAGHSSTHWINDGLMTIFFLLIGLELEREIYIGELSSLRNASLPFFAALGGMVIPGGLFLLFNYGTPTQSGGGIPMATDIAFAIGILSLLGNRVPASLKVLLTALAVIDDLGAIIIIAIFYTGTLVLSNLYLAFGIFGLLLILNRLKVHNLIPYVIGGVVMWYFMQQSGIHPTITGVLLAFAIPFGEGGEKSPSYILQHWLHKPVAFFILPLFALANTCIPIQAGWETGLTQPNSIGIFAGLILGKPIGIFLFSLTTVSIGLCALPADIKWKQVFGVGLLAGIGFTMSIFITLLAFDNPALILQSKIAILIASLAAGTLGYLWLKVTLEVQMNN; from the coding sequence ATGAAATTAACTAAGCTATTTACCGAATTTTTTGAGAGCGAAAAGGCAGGTGGAATTTTGCTAATAGCTTGCACTGCCCTTTCACTTTTACTTGCCAATTATTTCCTCAAAGACATTTATATTCAATTCTGGCATATTCAATTTGCCGGACACAGTTCAACACATTGGATAAATGACGGACTTATGACCATCTTCTTCTTGCTCATTGGCCTGGAGCTTGAACGAGAAATTTACATCGGAGAGCTTTCAAGCCTCAGAAATGCTTCACTTCCTTTCTTTGCAGCTTTGGGCGGCATGGTCATTCCTGGAGGACTTTTTTTATTATTCAACTACGGAACACCAACACAATCAGGAGGGGGCATTCCAATGGCTACAGATATTGCGTTTGCAATCGGCATCCTTTCCCTTTTAGGCAATCGTGTACCCGCATCCCTTAAAGTTCTATTGACTGCGTTAGCGGTTATTGATGATTTGGGTGCAATCATTATCATTGCCATTTTTTATACGGGTACATTGGTACTTTCAAACTTGTATTTAGCATTTGGAATATTTGGGTTGTTACTCATCTTAAACAGATTGAAAGTTCACAACCTAATTCCTTATGTTATTGGCGGTGTCGTGATGTGGTATTTTATGCAACAATCAGGGATTCATCCGACGATTACAGGTGTTTTATTAGCATTTGCAATACCTTTTGGTGAGGGTGGTGAAAAATCACCTTCGTACATTTTGCAACATTGGCTCCACAAACCTGTGGCATTTTTTATCCTTCCCTTGTTTGCATTGGCCAATACTTGCATTCCCATTCAGGCCGGGTGGGAGACAGGATTAACCCAACCAAACAGTATTGGAATTTTTGCGGGGTTAATTTTAGGCAAACCAATTGGAATTTTTCTCTTTAGCCTTACGACTGTTTCAATAGGTTTGTGCGCATTACCCGCAGATATCAAATGGAAACAAGTTTTCGGGGTGGGACTTCTTGCCGGCATTGGATTTACAATGTCAATCTTCATTACGCTACTTGCTTTTGACAATCCCGCACTCATCTTGCAATCAAAAATTGCCATTCTTATAGCATCACTGGCTGCAGGAACTTTGGGGTATTTATGGTTAAAAGTTACCCTTGAGGTACAAATGAACAATTAA